One Euphorbia lathyris chromosome 1, ddEupLath1.1, whole genome shotgun sequence DNA segment encodes these proteins:
- the LOC136213278 gene encoding uncharacterized protein: MTDETTNSSSSIMEPKPLHPLHQIAETPTHKLLLKQWLKEEELILNRVSVKETQIDSIRKEITHLYLFFFLFHSISLLLLFNSSSIHPILNGPACKRSWIPSGCSLLCSCGIIWALRYKTDVEAQMEKLLEREKEDGKLLAKCVEELKKKGGEFDLLKEVDALRRAKSMRVDSRINGVRRWSGKDFVTLFFLIVSCLVLGMTTMILCG, encoded by the coding sequence ATGACCGACGAAACCACGAattcatcatcatcaatcatGGAACCCAAACCCCTCCACCCCCTCCACCAAATCGCCGAAACCCCAACCCACAAACTCCTCCTAAAACAATGGCTAAAAGAGGAAGAACTGATCTTAAACAGAGTCTCCGTCAAAGAAACCCAAATTGATTCAATCCGAAAAGAAATCACTCATCTCTACCTCTTTTTCTTCctatttcactcaatttcacttctcctcctcttcaatTCGTCCTCAATTCACCCAATTTTGAACGGTCCGGCCTGTAAGAGGTCGTGGATTCCGTCCGGGTGTTCTCTGCTCTGTTCTTGCGGGATAATTTGGGCGTTGCGGTACAAGACCGATGTGGAAGCGCAGATGGAGAAATTGCTTGAGAGGGAGAAGGAAGATGGGAAATTGCTGGCGAAATGCGTGGAGGAATTGAAGAAGAAAGGTGGGGAGTTTGATTTGTTGAAAGAAGTTGATGCGCTGAGGAGAGCGAAGAGTATGCGGGTTGATTCGAGGATTAATGGTGTTAGGAGATGGTCTGGGAAGGATTTTGTTACTCTGTTTTTTCTGATTGTTTCGTGTCTGGTTTTGGGGATGACGACGATGATTTTGTGCGGGTGA